From the Conger conger chromosome 14, fConCon1.1, whole genome shotgun sequence genome, one window contains:
- the LOC133109540 gene encoding ly6/PLAUR domain-containing protein 1-like isoform X3 — protein sequence MRQRRYPSNTCGGRLRAAAWPLQMQCYHCEDNLLGHDCSTPQFIVNCTTNIQNGCQKEVMVGANGVTYRKACASFTTCLVVSAGYQSFCSPGRVGSVCISCCNTPLCNGPRPPRISLGSPLRPLSPLLLLAAMLATLL from the exons ATGAGACAGAGACGCTACCCGTCCAACACCTGTGGAGGACGGCTGAGAGCTG CAGCCTGGCCCTTGCAGATGCAGTGCTACCACTGTGAGGACAACCTGCTGGGGCACGACTGCTCCACGCCGCAGTTCATCGTCAATTGCACCACCaacatccaaaatggctgccagaagGAGGTCATGGTGGGCGCAAATG GTGTGACGTACCGTAAGGCCTGTGCCTCGTTCACCACCTGCCTGGTGGTGTCGGCCGGATACCAGTCCTTCTGCTCCCCCGGGCGCGTGGGGTCCGTGTGCATCAGCTGCTGCAACACGCCCCTCTGCAACGGGCCCCGTCCTCCCCGAATCTCCCTGGGGTCCCCCCTCCGGCCTCTCTCGCCCCTCCTGCTCCTTGCCGCGATGCTGGCCACCCTCCTCTGA
- the LOC133110550 gene encoding probable Bax inhibitor 1: protein MNVFDRNINFDALFKFSQISHSTRQHLKNVYSSFAVCMFVAAAGSYVHVVTRLFQGGLLSMLGSLGMMAWLAMTPHSPQTEKKRLGMLAGFAFFTGVGLGPALDFVIAVNPSIIVTAFLGTSVIFLCFTLSALYAQRRSYLFLGGILTSGLTIMLLVSIVNMFIGSVMVFKAHMYLGLAIISGFVLFDTQLIIEKAEMGDKDYIWHCVDLFLDFVTIFRKLMVLLAMNEKDKKKEKK, encoded by the exons ATGAACGTGTTTGATCGCAACATAAATTTTGATGCCCTGTTTAAATTTTCCCAGAT ATCCCATTCCACCCGGCAGCACCTGAAGAATGTGTATTCGAGTTTCGCCGTGTGCATGTTCGTTGCTGCTGCTGGGTCCTACGTGCATGTGGTCACACGCCTATTCCAG GGGGGGCTCCTGTCGATGCTGGGCTCCTTGGGAATGATGGCGTGGTTGGCCATGACACCACACAGCCCGCAGACAGAGAAGAAGAGGTTGGGAATGCTGGCAGGATTTGCCTTCTTCACAG GCGTTGGTTTGGGGCCTGCCCTGGACTTCGTCATTGCTGTTAATCCCAG CATTATCGTGACGGCATTCCTGGGCACCTCTGTCATATTCCTGTGCTTCACGCTGAGTGCCCTCTACGCCCAACGCAGGAGCTACCTCTTCCTGGGAG GTATACTAACATCCGGCCTGACCATTATGCTCCTGGTGTCGATTGTAAACATGTTTATTGGATCGGTGATGGTTTTCAAG GCTCACATGTACCTTGGCCTTGCCATAATCTCCGGGTTCGTGCTCTTCGACACCCAGCTCATCATCGAGAAGGCGGAGATGGGAGATAAGGACTACATCTG GCATTGTGTGGACCTCTTCCTGGACTTTGTGACCATCTTCAGAAAACTCATGGTTCTGCTCGCCATGAACGAGAAG GacaagaagaaggagaagaagtaG
- the LOC133109540 gene encoding ly6/PLAUR domain-containing protein 1-like isoform X2, whose product MRLLVFYIAFSGCVFSSVLCEGKWKGHSEEGRESERVPGLGALPVWVMRQRRYPSNTCGGRLRAAWPLQMQCYHCEDNLLGHDCSTPQFIVNCTTNIQNGCQKEVMVGANGVTYRKACASFTTCLVVSAGYQSFCSPGRVGSVCISCCNTPLCNGPRPPRISLGSPLRPLSPLLLLAAMLATLL is encoded by the exons ATGCGGTTGCTGGTATTCTACATTGCCTTCAGTGGATGCGTTTTCAGCTCTG TGTTGTGTGAGGGGAAATGGAAAGGCCACagtgaggaggggagagagtcgGAGCGAGTGCCAGGGCTGGGAGCTCTGCCCGTCTGGGTAATGAGACAGAGACGCTACCCGTCCAACACCTGTGGAGGACGGCTGAGAGCTG CCTGGCCCTTGCAGATGCAGTGCTACCACTGTGAGGACAACCTGCTGGGGCACGACTGCTCCACGCCGCAGTTCATCGTCAATTGCACCACCaacatccaaaatggctgccagaagGAGGTCATGGTGGGCGCAAATG GTGTGACGTACCGTAAGGCCTGTGCCTCGTTCACCACCTGCCTGGTGGTGTCGGCCGGATACCAGTCCTTCTGCTCCCCCGGGCGCGTGGGGTCCGTGTGCATCAGCTGCTGCAACACGCCCCTCTGCAACGGGCCCCGTCCTCCCCGAATCTCCCTGGGGTCCCCCCTCCGGCCTCTCTCGCCCCTCCTGCTCCTTGCCGCGATGCTGGCCACCCTCCTCTGA
- the LOC133109540 gene encoding ly6/PLAUR domain-containing protein 1-like isoform X5 → MRLLVFYIAFSGCVFSSAWPLQMQCYHCEDNLLGHDCSTPQFIVNCTTNIQNGCQKEVMVGANGVTYRKACASFTTCLVVSAGYQSFCSPGRVGSVCISCCNTPLCNGPRPPRISLGSPLRPLSPLLLLAAMLATLL, encoded by the exons ATGCGGTTGCTGGTATTCTACATTGCCTTCAGTGGATGCGTTTTCAGCTCTG CCTGGCCCTTGCAGATGCAGTGCTACCACTGTGAGGACAACCTGCTGGGGCACGACTGCTCCACGCCGCAGTTCATCGTCAATTGCACCACCaacatccaaaatggctgccagaagGAGGTCATGGTGGGCGCAAATG GTGTGACGTACCGTAAGGCCTGTGCCTCGTTCACCACCTGCCTGGTGGTGTCGGCCGGATACCAGTCCTTCTGCTCCCCCGGGCGCGTGGGGTCCGTGTGCATCAGCTGCTGCAACACGCCCCTCTGCAACGGGCCCCGTCCTCCCCGAATCTCCCTGGGGTCCCCCCTCCGGCCTCTCTCGCCCCTCCTGCTCCTTGCCGCGATGCTGGCCACCCTCCTCTGA
- the LOC133109540 gene encoding ly6/PLAUR domain-containing protein 1-like isoform X1, which yields MRLLVFYIAFSGCVFSSVLCEGKWKGHSEEGRESERVPGLGALPVWVMRQRRYPSNTCGGRLRAAAWPLQMQCYHCEDNLLGHDCSTPQFIVNCTTNIQNGCQKEVMVGANGVTYRKACASFTTCLVVSAGYQSFCSPGRVGSVCISCCNTPLCNGPRPPRISLGSPLRPLSPLLLLAAMLATLL from the exons ATGCGGTTGCTGGTATTCTACATTGCCTTCAGTGGATGCGTTTTCAGCTCTG TGTTGTGTGAGGGGAAATGGAAAGGCCACagtgaggaggggagagagtcgGAGCGAGTGCCAGGGCTGGGAGCTCTGCCCGTCTGGGTAATGAGACAGAGACGCTACCCGTCCAACACCTGTGGAGGACGGCTGAGAGCTG CAGCCTGGCCCTTGCAGATGCAGTGCTACCACTGTGAGGACAACCTGCTGGGGCACGACTGCTCCACGCCGCAGTTCATCGTCAATTGCACCACCaacatccaaaatggctgccagaagGAGGTCATGGTGGGCGCAAATG GTGTGACGTACCGTAAGGCCTGTGCCTCGTTCACCACCTGCCTGGTGGTGTCGGCCGGATACCAGTCCTTCTGCTCCCCCGGGCGCGTGGGGTCCGTGTGCATCAGCTGCTGCAACACGCCCCTCTGCAACGGGCCCCGTCCTCCCCGAATCTCCCTGGGGTCCCCCCTCCGGCCTCTCTCGCCCCTCCTGCTCCTTGCCGCGATGCTGGCCACCCTCCTCTGA
- the LOC133109540 gene encoding ly6/PLAUR domain-containing protein 1-like isoform X4 translates to MRLLVFYIAFSGCVFSSAAWPLQMQCYHCEDNLLGHDCSTPQFIVNCTTNIQNGCQKEVMVGANGVTYRKACASFTTCLVVSAGYQSFCSPGRVGSVCISCCNTPLCNGPRPPRISLGSPLRPLSPLLLLAAMLATLL, encoded by the exons ATGCGGTTGCTGGTATTCTACATTGCCTTCAGTGGATGCGTTTTCAGCTCTG CAGCCTGGCCCTTGCAGATGCAGTGCTACCACTGTGAGGACAACCTGCTGGGGCACGACTGCTCCACGCCGCAGTTCATCGTCAATTGCACCACCaacatccaaaatggctgccagaagGAGGTCATGGTGGGCGCAAATG GTGTGACGTACCGTAAGGCCTGTGCCTCGTTCACCACCTGCCTGGTGGTGTCGGCCGGATACCAGTCCTTCTGCTCCCCCGGGCGCGTGGGGTCCGTGTGCATCAGCTGCTGCAACACGCCCCTCTGCAACGGGCCCCGTCCTCCCCGAATCTCCCTGGGGTCCCCCCTCCGGCCTCTCTCGCCCCTCCTGCTCCTTGCCGCGATGCTGGCCACCCTCCTCTGA